The Streptomyces nigra genome includes the window CTGCGTGGACGCCGCGCGCCGGCACACGTCCGAGGGCGACGGGATCGTCCTGCTGCACGTCACCGGGGACGACGTGGCCGAGGCCGCGCACAGCGCGTTCGCCGGGCTGCTGGGCCGCGGCCATCCCGAACGCGACCCCGGCACCCGGGTCGAGCACCTCGCCGCAGCCTCCGCCGAGGGCCTGCTCGGCGCGGCCGCCGAACGGCTCGGCCGGCCCTGCACCCGCACCGAGCGCACCGGCCGCGTCGAACGCGAGGTCGTCGCCGCCGCGGAGGGCGCCGACCTGCTCGTCCTGGCCCGCGACGGCGACCGCAGCCGGCTCGGGCCCCACAGCCTGGGCCCCGCCAGCCGCTTCGTCGTCGACCACGCCCCATGCCCGCTGCTGCTGGTCTGGCCGGAGCCGGCACCGGGGCTCACGACGATGCCGGGGGCGCCGCCGCACTGACCTCGCCGTGCCCGCAGCAGCATCGGTCTCGCAGGATCCGCAGCAGCACCGACCTCGCCGGAGTCGTCAGAGACCGAACTCCTGCGGCGACAGGTTGAGCACGCCGCACGCCTCGCGCAGCACCTGCTCCTCGGCCGGGGCCACATAGCCGTCAGCGCCGGCCACGACGAACCCGGTCTGCACGACGGCACGGGCCTCCGTGGGCTTCTTCGCGGCCTTGGCGATCTCCTGGAGCGCGTCGGCCTTGCCCTGCTGGAAGTTGGCGGCCATCTGGTCCACATGCTTGTTGAAGCGCTGACGGAGCTGCTCCGACGGGAAGTTCTGCAGCACGTCGTTGTTCAGGATCAGCGACTCCACATGCTGCCGCTCGGCCGGGTCGACGTGCCCGTCGGCGGCGGCCACCAGGGCGCACATGGCCATGCTCGCGTCTCTGTACGCGCCGCTCTTCAACTCCGTCTTCAGCGAGGTCAGCTGGGACTTCAGCGCGCTCACCAGCTGCGCCTTCGAACCCCCGGACCCCGAGCCCGGGCGTCCGTGCCCGCCGGAGCCGCGGCCCTGGGCCTGCTGCAATCCCTTGGCCTGGTCCTTGATCCGGTCCCACATCGCCATGCGTGCCACCTCGGCTTCGTATCGGTCGGCTCGGTCGCCGCGCGCTCCCGCACGTCACGGTGACAACTCCCGCCGCTCCGGCGAAGTTCCAGGAAGCCGTCACCCCGTCAGGTGACGTGCAGGGATGGGTGATGCAGCTCACATGCGCTGGGCGATCAGTTCCACCGTCGCCGCCGGTCCTCCATGACGACAGACACAGCCACTCCCCTACCGGAACGGACGGACGACATGAGCGCACCGGTGAAGGGCCCCGCCTCCTACTTCCCCTCGATCGAGAAGAAGTACGGCCGCCCGGTCGAGCACTGGAAGGACCTCATCCGCACCTCGCCGCTGACCCGGCACATGGAGCTGGTCGGCTGGCTCAAGACCGAGCACGGCCTCGGGCACGGCCACGCCAACGCGCTCGTCGCCCACACGCTGGCCGAGCGGTCCGACGGCTGAGTTACGGGACTGTGCGGGACTTCTACGCGCCGGGTGCCCGGAAGGACACCTGGCGGCGGGTCGCCTCGTCGATCTCGTCCAGGCTCAGCAGGGGGGTGGCCTGGGTGCGCAGGGCGCCGCTGGCCTTCACCCGGAGGCTGACGGCGGCCATCGCGACCGGGTCGGGGAAGTCGACGACGACGACGATGTCGTGCTCGCCGAAGGCGAAGTACATCGTCTCGACCGTCCCGCCGAGGCTCGCCACGGCCTGCTCGACCGCCGTACGGCGGCTGCTCGCACCCTCCTTGAGCAGCCCCTTGGTGCCCTCGGGGGTGTAGGTGGCCTGGATGAGGAACTTCGGCATCGGACGCTCCTGACCTCGTTCGCCGTTCGCTCGTTGTCACCGTGCTACGGCCGAGGACCTTCCCGCCCGGCCGTACGCCCACCGCCCGGTGCCCGCGCTTTCACCCGTCGGGCCCCGGGGAAATTCGTTGAACTCGCGTACAACCCTTGGACCCCGCTGAAGGTCTCCTGAGAGTCGACTGTTCGTAAAGCCATGGCCAAAGCCAGGTGAACGAGGCAGGTCGCACCCCGTCTGCGATGCCCCGCGGGGCATCCCGCATGCCGCAGGAGATTTCGCATGCACCACGCACACGTACCCGTGCTCGCGGCCGCGCGCCCGCGTCGGCCCGCCGGTTTCCGCCGTGCCCCCGGGACGGCCACCGCGGCCGCCCGCCCGGTCTTTTCGCGCGGGACCGATCGCCGCATCCCGGATGCCACAGGCGTCCCGGCCGTCCCGGCCGCCGGAAGCCCGACCCCGCGCGTCCTCCTCGCCGCCTGACCCAAGCCCGGCCACCGGCCCCGATCACCGGCCACCGGCCGCCCGTCCCCCCGCCGACCCCCCGCCCACCGGGCGGTGGCGGCCGGCGGGAGGAGACGGACGGCCACCCCCGCGGCGGACCCCACGCCCGTACCGCGTCACCCGCACGGTCGGGTGTCCCGCCGCCCGCCGGGCCCGTTCCTCACCGTCCCCACGGGCCCGGCCCCGACCCGCCTCACCAGGAGCAACCACCTTGCGCAAGCGCCCCCTCCTCCTCGTCGCCACCCTCACCACGGGACTGCTCACCGCGCTTCCGGCGACCGCCGCCTCGGCCGCGCCGTCCAAGCTGGCCGGCGACTTCAACGGCGACGGCTACCGGGACGTCGCCGTCGGCGCACCGTGCGCCGAGGTGGGCGCCGAGTCCTGCGCGGGCGCCGTCGTCGTGCTGTACGGCTCGTCCTCGGGTCTCTCCGCGAGCCGCAAGGCCGTGATCACCCAGAACTCCGCCGGTGTCCCCGGCACCGCCGAGTCCGGCGACCTCTTCGGCTCCTCGATCGCCGCCGCCGACCTCGACCGCGACGGCTACTCCGACCTCGTCGTCGGCGCGTCCGGCGAGACCGTCGGCACCGATGTGAGCGTCGGCTCCGGCACCGTCCTGTGGGGCTCCAAGTCCGGTCCGAGCGGCGGCAAGGGCCTGCCCCAGCCGTCCGGCCTCGCCCGGTACGGCGGTTACTCGTGGGGTGCCGCGGCCGCCGACTTCGACGGCGACGGCGACACCGACGTCACGCTCACCGGCCAGAACCACACCCACCTCTACCAGGGCCCGTTCACCCGCACCGGCGGCCCGCTCAGCCACCAGCGCGTCGGCGAGGTCGGCACCACGTACGACGTCATCGCCGGCGACCTGAGCGGCGACCGCGCCGCCGAACGCGTCTACCCGATGATGGTGGACGGCGACACCGGCGGGACCGTCCTCACCTACCGCTGGACGGGCACCGGCTACAAGTTCGGCGAGCTGACCCAGGCGGACGGCATGAGCGGCTCGATCGCCGACATCAACGGCGACGGCTACGGCGACCTCGTCCTGGGCGACGCCTCGGACCCGAGCGCCGACAAGCCCGGCGGCCACAAGGGCGGCCAGATCACCGTCTGGTACGGCGGTCCGACCGGCCCCGACCCCGCGCAGAAGCCGACCGTCGTCCACCAGGACTCCACCGGCGTCCCCGGCTCCGGC containing:
- a CDS encoding DUF4287 domain-containing protein, translating into MSAPVKGPASYFPSIEKKYGRPVEHWKDLIRTSPLTRHMELVGWLKTEHGLGHGHANALVAHTLAERSDG
- a CDS encoding universal stress protein; this encodes MAVVVWIVEGTWPACVDAARRHTSEGDGIVLLHVTGDDVAEAAHSAFAGLLGRGHPERDPGTRVEHLAAASAEGLLGAAAERLGRPCTRTERTGRVEREVVAAAEGADLLVLARDGDRSRLGPHSLGPASRFVVDHAPCPLLLVWPEPAPGLTTMPGAPPH
- a CDS encoding tellurite resistance TerB family protein translates to MAMWDRIKDQAKGLQQAQGRGSGGHGRPGSGSGGSKAQLVSALKSQLTSLKTELKSGAYRDASMAMCALVAAADGHVDPAERQHVESLILNNDVLQNFPSEQLRQRFNKHVDQMAANFQQGKADALQEIAKAAKKPTEARAVVQTGFVVAGADGYVAPAEEQVLREACGVLNLSPQEFGL
- a CDS encoding FG-GAP-like repeat-containing protein; translated protein: MRKRPLLLVATLTTGLLTALPATAASAAPSKLAGDFNGDGYRDVAVGAPCAEVGAESCAGAVVVLYGSSSGLSASRKAVITQNSAGVPGTAESGDLFGSSIAAADLDRDGYSDLVVGASGETVGTDVSVGSGTVLWGSKSGPSGGKGLPQPSGLARYGGYSWGAAAADFDGDGDTDVTLTGQNHTHLYQGPFTRTGGPLSHQRVGEVGTTYDVIAGDLSGDRAAERVYPMMVDGDTGGTVLTYRWTGTGYKFGELTQADGMSGSIADINGDGYGDLVLGDASDPSADKPGGHKGGQITVWYGGPTGPDPAQKPTVVHQDSTGVPGSGETGDSFGSEVSTGDINGDGYADVVVAAPGEDLEKAQDAGSVTVLFGSASGLRTSGSKSYTQNTAGVPGTAESGDRFGTSVDLTDVTKDGRADLTVGVDENGTGGVWTLRGASTGLTTSGAQGITATAVSVKGYYFGSDIAQ
- a CDS encoding GYD domain-containing protein; translated protein: MPKFLIQATYTPEGTKGLLKEGASSRRTAVEQAVASLGGTVETMYFAFGEHDIVVVVDFPDPVAMAAVSLRVKASGALRTQATPLLSLDEIDEATRRQVSFRAPGA